The Thermoplasmata archaeon genome includes a region encoding these proteins:
- a CDS encoding transglutaminase domain-containing protein has translation MELESSNITSVGCALLGSEVGVDSTSIIHMRNYLEVNLKDRSGSFISGGSAIIKEDGGLEVLERTLDSGHALIQARYCTKDSSGTVNHTPHNVTAQKLNITKSEERTMNQSQLVYFEFPSLDLRLIHLDVSDDYPLVSSIITINATIYNDGYENANSTFTVSFYLNNTESETLIENRTVGGLGAWGETGLQDVNTTLNETGYQYLVIKIDLGENITEDNETNNIVHHKILVCDERKEDWSVGAETEYDGKVVVADSLSVSSSLTFDNGILEVVEGEIIISSEGALETYNTTMTGNDLEVDGCLNIIVTYLNITGNLSINGDISADNVTVQVNSEWTGEHGISLAQGSTAAINNTLFFSGVENRYFDINILGTATITNTTFAHMNNGLLINSPNVEISDIGIHYCNEYGMQIISSEISITDSIIINNNGADIRIEGSNVVMADCDFNRSKVEVVDGTLSARGNMVIRVINENSENVSDAQVLVKDLEQSLIYSGATDANGIVTMEGKIFEMVAEGGETGTFFKTPYTIIVKKDGLSNVSKLRNIGPDMAREEHVIMLREESEWDHVWMTDFRMRVPEGIAGAFSSGPHQDGMSFCVHIFNEEEGAIDFLLRSYDQVSMENDNDDLFYDAYIYDESGNSMGGPWAEWGALEIESSQLPAGHYDFVWKYYNDADGSGVLINSSIHKIVYISTDAANVNLDVIDYPRVGTYLVNINFNWNSPQDIFLRGYAESIDYTFQDISHLNNLHNLTGSPINTTTENGNYLYSNSYFGYYLGNESINKEIQFYLCIESVNSSEIYSPMTFNIALTSYGWIDPKLNDMDCDGIPDYYESNTIDSIDESNKKGGASSRTFLPNIYSKYKNNFNTRKYDCWDGEGYALNNIIVVRRNINSDISTEIYTKNVENIFTITLYGIDYYKGNMISIQKQKQDNYIITWSVTIKQNIPIGTWSICFFYWKTFTFSGGKFFPDITITLLFYLGYMNICTIFEIPQTYGSDSLIGLTNQAIQQFLYHTENDGKESNIDQRGPFYRTSSDSTLYFYGGPKPSQGEYDGKNGGINQFNSNVYLKACIIAKGATDHKSASSRIKYFTNYLIKYSVTDVGLSSCPIDYILRMTGSKSDLKYNELINPEKLSARQIHYGQCYDFTHYCIAFMRAIGIPARAVTGQNWTGGSNNWNYHIWTEAWIPSMNTWYVFDATGIKFDSVNNTSVDDNSRSREATRKDYYSGNDKSDTVSIYGKPQHICYYDYYSNSKVDLINQYSG, from the coding sequence TGCTCGGAAGCGAGGTAGGCGTGGACTCAACATCCATAATCCACATGAGGAACTATCTCGAGGTGAATTTAAAGGACAGGAGCGGAAGCTTTATTAGCGGCGGGAGCGCAATAATAAAGGAGGACGGCGGTCTGGAAGTGCTCGAACGGACCCTTGATTCGGGCCATGCGCTGATTCAGGCCAGGTACTGCACGAAGGACAGCTCGGGGACCGTCAATCACACGCCGCACAATGTAACTGCACAAAAGCTAAACATAACGAAATCCGAAGAAAGAACGATGAACCAGAGCCAGCTCGTCTATTTCGAGTTCCCGAGCCTGGACCTGAGGCTGATACACCTCGATGTGTCCGATGATTACCCGCTGGTCAGCAGCATAATCACCATAAACGCTACCATCTACAATGATGGATACGAAAACGCGAACTCAACATTCACCGTCAGTTTCTATCTTAACAACACCGAGAGCGAGACTCTGATAGAGAACCGGACAGTGGGCGGCCTGGGTGCATGGGGCGAAACGGGCCTCCAGGACGTTAATACGACTTTAAACGAGACAGGATATCAATATCTCGTTATAAAAATTGATTTGGGCGAAAATATCACCGAGGACAATGAGACCAATAATATCGTCCATCACAAGATACTGGTGTGTGACGAGAGGAAGGAGGACTGGAGCGTTGGAGCGGAAACGGAATACGATGGCAAGGTTGTCGTTGCCGACAGCCTCTCCGTTTCATCGAGCCTGACCTTCGACAACGGAATTCTGGAGGTTGTCGAGGGAGAGATTATCATTTCATCCGAGGGCGCTCTGGAGACATACAACACAACTATGACGGGAAATGATTTGGAGGTGGATGGCTGCCTTAATATTATAGTTACTTACCTAAATATCACAGGTAATCTATCTATAAATGGAGATATAAGCGCCGACAATGTCACCGTTCAGGTCAACAGCGAATGGACGGGCGAGCATGGAATATCGCTGGCGCAGGGCTCCACGGCCGCGATCAACAATACCCTTTTCTTCTCCGGTGTAGAGAACAGGTACTTCGACATAAATATCCTCGGCACGGCCACAATCACGAATACCACATTCGCCCACATGAACAATGGATTATTAATTAATTCGCCGAATGTGGAAATCTCAGACATCGGAATTCACTACTGCAATGAGTACGGGATGCAGATAATCTCATCCGAAATATCAATCACAGATTCAATAATCATTAACAACAATGGCGCTGACATCAGGATTGAGGGGTCCAATGTCGTCATGGCGGACTGCGACTTCAACCGCTCGAAGGTGGAGGTTGTTGACGGAACACTGAGCGCCCGAGGGAATATGGTCATCCGGGTTATCAATGAGAATTCGGAGAATGTCTCTGATGCTCAGGTTCTTGTGAAGGACCTCGAGCAGAGCCTGATTTATTCCGGAGCAACTGATGCCAATGGTATTGTGACGATGGAAGGCAAGATATTCGAAATGGTTGCCGAGGGGGGCGAGACCGGGACATTCTTCAAGACGCCCTACACAATCATCGTTAAAAAGGATGGCCTCTCGAATGTTTCGAAGCTGAGGAACATCGGTCCGGACATGGCCCGCGAGGAGCATGTGATCATGCTCAGGGAGGAGAGCGAGTGGGACCATGTCTGGATGACCGATTTCAGGATGAGGGTCCCGGAGGGGATTGCGGGGGCGTTCTCGTCGGGCCCCCATCAGGACGGGATGAGCTTCTGTGTACATATTTTCAATGAGGAGGAGGGGGCAATAGATTTCTTGCTGCGGAGCTACGACCAGGTGTCAATGGAGAATGACAATGACGATTTGTTCTACGACGCCTATATTTACGACGAGAGCGGAAACTCGATGGGAGGTCCGTGGGCCGAGTGGGGCGCGCTGGAGATTGAATCCTCGCAGCTTCCGGCGGGTCATTACGATTTCGTCTGGAAATATTATAATGACGCCGACGGGAGCGGGGTATTGATAAATAGTAGTATCCATAAAATTGTGTATATATCTACAGATGCCGCCAATGTTAATCTTGATGTAATTGATTATCCCAGGGTTGGGACTTATCTTGTTAATATCAATTTTAATTGGAATAGCCCCCAAGACATTTTTTTAAGAGGATATGCGGAATCTATAGACTATACATTTCAAGATATAAGTCATCTTAATAATTTACATAATTTAACCGGGAGCCCGATTAACACAACAACTGAGAATGGAAATTATCTTTATTCAAATTCATATTTTGGATATTATTTAGGTAATGAGTCTATAAATAAAGAAATTCAATTTTATTTATGTATTGAATCGGTTAATTCTAGTGAAATCTATTCTCCAATGACATTCAATATAGCCCTAACGAGTTATGGATGGATTGACCCGAAGTTGAATGATATGGATTGTGATGGTATACCTGATTATTACGAATCTAATACTATCGACTCTATTGATGAATCCAACAAAAAAGGTGGCGCATCGAGTCGAACATTTTTACCAAATATTTACTCAAAATATAAAAATAATTTTAATACAAGAAAGTATGATTGCTGGGATGGCGAGGGTTATGCGTTAAATAACATTATAGTTGTGCGGAGAAATATTAATAGCGATATATCTACGGAAATTTATACAAAAAATGTAGAGAATATTTTTACCATAACTCTTTATGGTATTGATTATTATAAAGGAAACATGATATCTATTCAAAAACAAAAACAAGATAATTATATAATAACATGGTCAGTAACTATTAAACAAAATATACCTATTGGAACCTGGTCTATATGTTTTTTTTATTGGAAAACATTTACATTTTCTGGTGGAAAATTCTTCCCTGATATCACAATTACATTATTATTTTATCTTGGATATATGAATATTTGCACAATATTTGAGATACCTCAAACCTATGGTTCCGATTCCTTAATTGGACTTACTAACCAAGCGATTCAACAATTTCTTTATCATACTGAAAATGATGGAAAAGAAAGCAATATTGATCAAAGAGGACCGTTTTATAGAACATCTTCAGATTCGACTTTATATTTCTATGGGGGTCCTAAACCGAGTCAGGGTGAGTATGATGGAAAAAATGGTGGTATAAATCAATTTAATAGTAATGTATATCTTAAGGCATGTATAATTGCGAAAGGGGCTACAGATCATAAATCTGCCTCATCAAGAATAAAATACTTTACAAACTATCTTATTAAATATTCTGTTACAGATGTGGGACTATCATCATGTCCAATTGATTATATATTGAGAATGACAGGAAGTAAGTCAGATTTAAAATATAATGAATTAATTAATCCAGAGAAATTGTCAGCTCGACAGATACATTATGGGCAATGTTATGATTTTACACATTACTGTATTGCATTTATGAGAGCAATTGGGATACCTGCAAGGGCTGTAACAGGTCAGAATTGGACCGGCGGATCAAACAATTGGAATTACCATATTTGGACCGAAGCATGGATTCCATCAATGAATACATGGTATGTTTTTGATGCGACTGGGATTAAATTTGATTCGGTTAATAATACAAGCGTTGATGATAATTCTAGATCAAGAGAAGCTACTCGCAAAGATTATTATTCAGGAAATGATAAGTCTGATACGGTATCTATATATGGAAAACCTCAGCATATATGCTATTACGATTATTACTCAAATTCAAAAGTAGATTTAATTAATCAATATAGTGGATAA